Proteins encoded by one window of Shewanella avicenniae:
- the focA gene encoding formate transporter FocA, with translation MKPFSDHLQNVIQSGEAKVNKNSLHRIAQSVYAGFFIGLAFVFYITVTTGTKEAHWGVIHLLGGTVFSLGLILVVLFGMELFTSTVLTAVACVQGRVSVSRMLVCWAEVYVGNAIGALILVGLVSGAGLNLVAGGDWGMNVIGVSLHKLHHTWSQAFFLGMLCNIMVCLGVWLSYMSKQPGTKALLMIMPVALFVSTGFEHSIANMFMLPLGLVFKDAIPMEFLLAHGYTAETLEALNISHVIMANIIPVTLGNIAGGAFFIGLGLLGVEKLSGAQSDVSHATDLNDDDASQVTAASVD, from the coding sequence ATGAAGCCGTTTTCTGACCATTTGCAAAATGTCATCCAAAGTGGTGAAGCTAAAGTGAATAAAAATTCGCTACATCGCATAGCACAGTCTGTGTATGCCGGATTTTTTATTGGCTTAGCCTTTGTTTTCTATATCACGGTGACCACAGGCACTAAGGAAGCACATTGGGGCGTTATTCATCTGCTCGGTGGTACTGTGTTCAGCCTTGGGCTGATTTTAGTGGTGTTATTTGGTATGGAGCTGTTTACCAGCACCGTACTGACCGCAGTGGCCTGTGTTCAAGGGCGGGTGAGCGTATCTCGCATGTTAGTATGCTGGGCTGAAGTGTACGTTGGTAACGCGATTGGGGCGTTAATTCTGGTTGGATTAGTCTCAGGCGCCGGCTTAAATCTAGTCGCTGGCGGTGACTGGGGAATGAACGTCATTGGCGTATCACTGCACAAGTTACATCACACCTGGAGCCAAGCATTTTTCTTAGGCATGTTGTGTAACATCATGGTGTGTCTCGGTGTATGGCTATCTTATATGTCAAAACAACCAGGGACTAAGGCGTTGTTGATGATTATGCCAGTAGCGCTGTTTGTTTCGACCGGTTTTGAGCACAGCATCGCTAACATGTTTATGTTGCCGCTCGGATTGGTGTTTAAAGATGCGATTCCGATGGAATTTCTGTTAGCGCATGGTTACACCGCAGAAACGCTCGAAGCGCTGAATATCAGTCATGTGATTATGGCGAATATTATTCCAGTCACCTTAGGCAATATTGCCGGTGGCGCATTCTTTATCGGGTTAGGATTGCTGGGTGTTGAAAAATTGTCTGGCGCGCAAAGTGATGTCAGCCATGCCACTGACCTCAATGATGATGACGCATCGCAAGTGACAGCAGCCTCCGTCGATTAA